One region of Bacterioplanoides sp. SCSIO 12839 genomic DNA includes:
- a CDS encoding ribose-phosphate pyrophosphokinase, translated as MSKLMVFTGNANPELAKLVVERLDIPLGEATVGKFSDGEITVELHENVRGKDVFILQPTCSPTNDNLMEVLLLADGLRRASASRITAVVPYFGYARQDRRPRSARVPISARAVADMMSGAGIDRVLTVDLHADQIQGFFDIPVDNVYGSPILIDDIERQNYENLVVVSPDIGGVVRARAVAKQLGADLAIIDKRRPKANVSEVMHIIGEVQDRTCILVDDMVDTAGTLCQAAKALKEFGANKVVAYCTHPVLSGPAVERLSSAELDELVVTDTIPLTEAAKSTGCIRQLTIAGLLAESIRRVNNEESISAMFR; from the coding sequence GTGTCTAAGTTGATGGTGTTTACTGGCAATGCCAATCCTGAACTGGCCAAGCTGGTCGTTGAGCGTCTTGACATCCCTCTCGGTGAAGCCACCGTTGGCAAGTTCAGTGACGGAGAGATCACCGTAGAACTGCATGAAAATGTTCGCGGTAAAGACGTCTTTATTCTGCAGCCAACCTGCTCTCCAACCAATGACAACCTGATGGAAGTGTTATTGCTGGCTGACGGCCTGCGTCGCGCTTCCGCCAGCCGTATCACAGCGGTTGTGCCTTATTTTGGCTATGCTCGCCAGGATCGTCGTCCTCGCTCAGCCCGTGTACCCATTTCTGCACGCGCTGTCGCTGATATGATGTCAGGCGCTGGCATTGACCGCGTATTAACGGTTGATTTGCACGCTGACCAGATTCAGGGCTTCTTTGATATCCCGGTAGACAATGTCTATGGCTCTCCAATTCTGATCGATGATATCGAACGTCAGAACTATGAGAACCTAGTCGTTGTATCTCCGGACATCGGTGGTGTGGTTCGTGCACGTGCCGTTGCTAAACAACTGGGTGCAGACCTGGCGATCATTGATAAGCGCCGACCAAAAGCGAACGTTTCTGAAGTCATGCACATCATTGGTGAAGTTCAGGATCGTACCTGTATTCTGGTTGATGACATGGTCGATACCGCAGGCACGTTGTGCCAGGCGGCCAAAGCCTTAAAAGAGTTCGGTGCAAATAAGGTTGTCGCTTATTGTACCCATCCTGTATTATCCGGCCCCGCTGTTGAGCGCCTGTCGTCGGCTGAACTGGATGAGCTGGTTGTTACCGACACCATCCCGCTGACAGAAGCAGCAAAAAGCACAGGTTGTATTCGTCAATTAACCATTGCTGGTCTGCTGGCTGAATCGATTCGTCGTGTAAATAACGAAGAATCCATTAGCGCTATGTTCCGTTAA
- the ispE gene encoding 4-(cytidine 5'-diphospho)-2-C-methyl-D-erythritol kinase, whose product MVNDSVSEWLTVPAPAKLNLMLHITSQREDGYHNLQTLFQFIDICDELDFRVRQDNQLTLDPAIDGVAFEDNLIIKAARALQARSNRSLGADIRLNKTLPMGGGLGGGSSDAATTLLALNHLWQLQLSFDELAEIGLTLGADVPVFVRGQAAFAEGVGEILTPTPELDEPWYLVVAPQVHVNTGKIFSNKCLTRDTDPISIRTALRREGNNDCQAVVSTLYPEVGKALNLLNNFSPAKLTGTGACIFSSFGSEAEAIRVSDQLPAEYVSFVAKGVNTSPAHKILFRPS is encoded by the coding sequence ATGGTTAACGATTCTGTGTCAGAGTGGCTGACAGTCCCTGCCCCCGCCAAACTGAATCTGATGTTACATATCACTAGCCAACGCGAAGACGGTTATCACAACCTGCAAACCCTGTTTCAGTTTATTGATATCTGCGATGAACTGGATTTCAGAGTACGTCAGGATAATCAGCTGACGCTTGATCCTGCCATTGACGGTGTGGCGTTTGAAGACAATCTGATTATCAAAGCCGCCCGAGCACTGCAGGCCAGAAGTAATCGCTCCTTAGGAGCCGACATTCGCCTCAATAAAACATTACCGATGGGTGGCGGCTTGGGCGGAGGCAGTTCTGATGCCGCAACCACATTGCTGGCACTCAATCATTTATGGCAATTGCAGTTATCGTTTGATGAACTTGCCGAAATTGGTTTAACACTCGGTGCCGATGTGCCGGTGTTTGTCCGTGGTCAAGCGGCCTTTGCTGAGGGTGTTGGTGAAATACTCACTCCAACACCGGAACTGGACGAACCCTGGTATCTGGTAGTAGCTCCGCAAGTCCATGTTAATACAGGGAAAATTTTTTCAAATAAATGTTTGACACGTGATACTGACCCCATTAGTATACGCACCGCGCTGAGGCGAGAGGGAAACAACGACTGCCAAGCAGTTGTTTCAACGCTTTACCCTGAAGTTGGTAAAGCATTGAATTTGCTAAATAATTTCTCTCCTGCTAAGCTGACGGGCACTGGAGCTTGCATATTTTCAAGCTTCGGTTCTGAGGCAGAAGCTATCAGAGTTTCTGACCAGTTACCGGCTGAATATGTGTCGTTTGTAGCAAAAGGGGTTAACACCTCACCTGCTCACAAGATATTATTCAGACCGTCTTAA
- the lolB gene encoding lipoprotein insertase outer membrane protein LolB produces MLRLLCLMLAISLSGCASLFPQGGQETLQQQLSGIEHWKVRGKLSVVTPQDSVTGYLTWDQQETDYRLFITGPFGQGSSQLSGSAKHAELLLPGWDQPQTADSPEQLMMLYMGWKFPVSDIRHWVKGQPAPGNDARVQFNEAGLLNELQQHGWQVKYSRYSRQQGFWLPGLIKVSGHNFRFVFSIKEWTING; encoded by the coding sequence ATCAGTCTCAGTGGCTGCGCTTCTTTATTTCCCCAAGGTGGACAAGAGACGCTACAGCAGCAACTGTCTGGCATTGAACACTGGAAAGTGCGGGGCAAGCTATCCGTCGTTACGCCGCAGGACAGCGTTACCGGATATCTCACTTGGGACCAACAAGAAACCGACTACCGTTTATTCATCACCGGTCCGTTTGGCCAGGGGTCATCACAACTAAGCGGCTCAGCTAAACATGCGGAACTGTTATTACCCGGTTGGGATCAACCACAAACCGCTGACAGCCCAGAGCAGTTGATGATGCTGTATATGGGCTGGAAATTTCCGGTAAGTGATATTCGCCATTGGGTTAAAGGACAACCGGCACCCGGCAATGATGCAAGGGTACAGTTTAATGAAGCCGGATTATTAAACGAACTGCAACAACATGGCTGGCAGGTAAAATATTCCCGTTACAGCCGCCAACAAGGCTTCTGGTTGCCCGGTCTGATCAAAGTCTCTGGCCATAACTTTCGTTTTGTTTTTTCTATTAAAGAGTGGACCATTAATGGTTAA